A genomic segment from Chiroxiphia lanceolata isolate bChiLan1 chromosome 27, bChiLan1.pri, whole genome shotgun sequence encodes:
- the SGTA gene encoding small glutamine-rich tetratricopeptide repeat-containing protein alpha — MADQRRLAFSIIQFLHNQLQNGNMSPDAQESLEVAIQCLETAFGVSMEDQGLAVSQTLPEIFEAVAGKELEHSRTNSEPVTPSEDDVAEAERLKTEGNEQMKAENFEAAVSFYGKAIELNPANAVYFCNRAAAYSKLGNYAGAVRDCERAIGIDPNYSKAYGRMGLALSSLNKHTEAVVYYKKALELDPDNDTYKSNLKIAEQKMKETPSPTGGPGGFDLAGLLNNPGFMSMASNLMNNPQVQQLMSGMISGGHNPMGATGTSPSTNDLASLIQAGQQFAQQMQQQNPELIEQLRSQIRSRTPSASNEDQQE, encoded by the exons ATGGCAGACCAGAGGCGTCTGGCCTTCTCCATCATCCAGTTCCTCCACAACCAGCTGCAGAACGGGAACATGTCCCCGGATGCCCAGGAGAGTTTGGAAG TGGCCATCCAGTGCCTGGAGACAGCTTTTGGGGTGTCCATGGAGGACCAAGGCCTGGCTGTGTCCCAGACTCTTCCTGAAATATTCGAGGCTGTTGCAGGGAAG gagctggaacACAGCAGGACAAACTCAGAGCCCGTCACCCCCTCTGAGGACGACGTGGCTGAGGCTGAAAGGCTCAAGACTGAAG GAAATGAGCAAATGAAGGCAGAAAACTTTGAGGCTGCTGTGTCTTTTTATGGAAAAGCCATCGAATTAAACCCAGCCAATGCTGTGTACTTCTGCAACAG agCCGCTGCCTACAGCAAACTTGGGAATTATGCAGGGGCAGTGAGAGACTGTGAACGGGCCATAGGCATCGACCCCAACTACAGCAAAGCCTATGGCAGGATGGG cctggccctgtCCAGcctaaacaaacacacagaagcTGTTGTTTACTACAAAAAGGCTCTGGAGCTGGACCCAGACAATGACACCTATAAGTCAAACCTTAAAATagctgaacagaaaatgaaggagaCTCCCAGTCCG ACTGGAGGCCCAGGAGGATTCGACTTGGCTGGTCTGCTCAACAACCCCGGCTTCATGAGCATG GCATCGAATCTAATGAACAACCCACAAGTACAACAGCT CATGTCTGGGATGATTTCAGGTGGCCACAACCCCATGGGAGCCACGGGCACCAGCCCCTCCACCAACGACCTCGCCAGCCTCATCCAGGC gggtcAGCAGTTTGCCcagcagatgcagcagcagAACCCTGAACTAATAGAGCAGCTCCGGAGCCAGATCAGGAGTCGAACTCCAAGTGCCAGCAACGAGGACCAGCAGGAATGA
- the SLC39A3 gene encoding zinc transporter ZIP3: MRIVVAKVLCLLGICVLVLAGALLPVRVIEADHEKAQRSRKVLALWNSFGGGVFLATCFNALLPAVRGKLDEVLKQGNVTTDYPVAETIVMVGFFVTVFVEQLVLSCQKEKPSFIDLETFNAGSDGGSDSEYESPFIASPRGRALYGEHGGHPPHLSLPELSRSGPLRLLGLVFALCTHSIFEGLALGLQEDGGKVISLFLGVAIHETLVAVALGISMARAALPLRDAAKLALAVCLMIPLGIGVGMGIQSTRSAASDVVSLLLQGMAGGTFLFVTFFEILARELEDKSQRLLKVLCLVLGYTLLAGLVLIPW, translated from the exons ATGAGGATCGTGGTGGCCAaggtgctgtgcctgctgggcaTCTGTGTGCTGGTGCTGGCGGGGGCCCTGCTGCCCGTGAGGGTCATCGAGGCCGACCACGAGAAGGCCCAGCGCTCCAGGAAGGTCCTGGCCCTCTGGAATTCCTTCGGAGGAGGGGTCTTCCTGGCCACCTGCTTCAACgccctgctgccagctgtgaGGGGCAAG ctggaTGAAGTCCTCAAGCAGGGGAACGTGACCACGGACTACCCGGTGGCCGAGACCATCGTGATGGTCGGCTTCTTCGTCACGGTCTTCGTGGAGCAGCTCGTCCTGAGCTGCCAGAAGGAGAAGCCCTCCTTCATCGACCTGGAGACCTTCAACGCGGGCTCGGACGGCGGCAGCGACTCGGAGTACGAGAGTCCCTTCATCGCCtcgccccggggccgggccctGTACGGGGAGCACGGGGGGCACCCCCCTCACCTGAGCCTGCCCGAGCTGTCCCGCTCCGGCCCCCTGCGCCTGCTGGGGCTGGTCTTCGCCCTGTGCACGCACTCCATCTTCGAGgggctggccctggggctgcaggaggacgGCGGCAAAGTCATCAGCCTGTTCCTGGGCGTGGCCATCCACGAGACCCTGGTGGCCGTGGCGCTGGGCATCAGCATGGCCAGGGCCGCGCTGCCGCTCAGGGACGCGGCCAAGCTGGCCCTGGCCGTGTGCCTCATGATCCCGCTGGGAATCGGCGTCGGGATGGGCATCCAGAGCACCCGGAGCGCCGCCAGCGACGTcgtgtccctgctcctgcagggcaTGGCCGGCGGCACCTTCCTCTTCGTCACCTTCTTCGAGATCCTGGCCAGGGAGCTGGAGGACAAGAGCCAGCGGCTGCTCAAGgtgctgtgcctggtgctgggCTACACCCTGCTGGCCGGGCTGGTGCTCATCCCGTGGTGA